DNA sequence from the Streptomyces sp. HUAS 15-9 genome:
ACACACTGGTCCGCCGGGGAAGAGATGACCTCGATGCGCGACGGTTCGGGAGACGAGTTTTCCATCGTGTTCTCGGCCATCGGTGCCTACATTCGTGGCTTCGCCCACGAGTCACACATGAGTCCCTATGCCAATGACGGACCCTGGCCCGGCGTGCTGGACGACGTCCCGGAAGCCTTCCGCTCCTGCGTCGAGGAGCCCGCGTTCGCCAACGAGGACGGAATGCCCGTCGTGACCGCCTGCGCATGGCGGGAGGTGGGCGACGGAGCTTGGAATGTGGGGACGATCGAGTTTCCTGACGACGGTGCCAGCGATCCGGATGGCTCCGAGCACTTGTTCCAGCTGCTGACCGATCGGTCTCCGGAAGCCTTCCAGCGCTTCGCCGAGGACTACTACGAAATCCCGGTGTCCCTCGCAGCCATCCAGCACGTATTTGCACTGCGTCCCCTGACGAGCGAGGTGGTTGCGGCTTTGAACCCCGAGGTCGCGATGGACGCCCTGGCAAAGGACACTGCCGAGATCGGCTACCCGCTGGGCGACGAAGCCGCCTAACGCCAGAAGAGCTGCCTACGGGTTGAGTGGGACACCAGCCATCAACTCATCCCAAACAACCGTAGGCACCGCAGGTCAGGACATCGCCCCGCCCACACTTATCTGAGACAGGACAGCGGCCTCTGTCCTGTCCGTTCCCAGTGTTTGTGCGGACTCCCACGGAATCTGCTCGGCGATGTGATCGGGTCCCGGTCGATCTGCGCAGCGAGGTCTCTCGCAGGTTGTCCTGCAGGCGCCGCACGACGAAGACGAACTCCGCGCCTGGCCTGTCAGAAGCGTCGCCCACGTCTTCCACGACGTACCCCGCTGTCGGCTCGGCCGGGTGCGTGATGAAGGCGGGGCTCCGGTGTACTCGCGTGTCCACGACGGCCAAGGGCGCTAGAGGCCTGGAGCGTTGCGCACATTCCGCTCACTGACGTCGGGCAGGAAGCGGGCCACAGTGACGAAATCAGCGTCGTCGTGCAGTACAACCAGTCCATGATGCACGGCGGTCGCGCAGATCATCAGGTCAAGCGGCCCGGCCGCACCGAGGGCCCCCTTCTCGGCGAGCGCGTACTGCGCTGTGTCGACCCAGTCCCACAACCTCTTCGGGAGAGGTACGTCAGGGTACAGATCCGTGAACATCTCCCCCATGGCCTCGTACTCCACCGCGTTGCGCGCTGAGCGCCGGAACTCGGCCCGCTGGGCAGCGCACGACCCGATGGCCCGGAGGGTGGTGGTCTCCAGCCACGCGTCCCTCAGCTGCTCCTCGCGCAGGAGGCGCCACAGACCCGAGGAGTCGAGCAGGTAGTGGATCACGCGCCACCCTGCTTGTCCTCGACGCGGCGCTGCTGCCAGCCCTCGTAGTCCCACTGCTGGGCGGCGTGGAAGTGCTTGGCTACGAGCGCGGCACGCTCATGGCGTTCGGCGTACTCGCGAAGTGCGGCATTGACCACATCCTTCTTGGTGCCACCACCGGCGACACGCATGGCCTTCTCCAGCGCATCGTCATCAAGGTCGATCGTCGTCACGCTCATACTGGACTCCTTTATTCAAGGGCAATATCCAGTATATGTATCCGCGGGGTGCACGTCTGTCACCGGCGCGTTCCGCCCCCAGACCTCCTGTCGTGGTTCGCTGAACGCCGACAGACGAGGTCGCGGCTTCGCCCCGGGCGGACTGCATACCTTCATTTTCGGAGGTTGCGTCCAGGGAGATGGTGTACGGGTTCGACCTGATCCGGGGGTTTGCTCCGGCGTTGGGATGAGGCCCGCATAGATGAACGGCCACCGGCTGATCTTCGAGGTGTCGAAGCCCGAAGGAGATCAGCACGATGACCGCACCCGACAGTCTGCCCCTGCATGTCCTCGCCGAGGACAACCTCGCTGCGGCGAGTCCCGATCTGCTGCGCGCGATGGTCAAAACGTTCGCCGACGCGCTCATGTCCGCCGAGGCCGACGCCCTCTGCAACGCCGAATACGGGCAGGTCAGCGACGAGCGAGTCAACCACCGCAACGGATACCGCCCACGCGAGTGGGACACCCGGGCGGGCACCGTCGAACTCGCCATCCCCAAGCTCAGGTCCGGCAGTTACTTCCCGCACTGGCTGCTGGAGCGACGCCGGCGGGCCGAGCAGGCCCTCATCTCGGTGGTCGCCACCGCCTACCTGCTGGGCGTCTCGACCCGCCGAGTGGAGAAGCTCGCCGAGACCCTCGGCGTCACCCAGCTATCGAAGTCGCAGGTCAGCGCGATGGCCAAGCACCTCGACGAGCAGGTCGCCGCGTTCCGTAATCGCCCCCTGGACGCAAGCCCTACGCGTTCGTCTGGGTGGACGCGCTCACGCAGAAGGTCCGCGAGGGCGGCCGGATCATCAACGTCCACGCGCTGATCGCGGTCGGCGTCAATGCCGACGGGCACCGCGAGATTCTCGGCCTGGACGTGGCCACCGCCGAAGACGGCGCCGGCTGGCTGGCCTTCCTGCGCTCACTGATCGCCCGCGGCCTGTCCGGCGTCCAACTGGTCATCTCCGACGCGCACATGGGCCTGGTCAACGCGATCGGGGCCACCCTGCCCGGCGCGAGCTGGCAGCGATGCCGTACTCACTACGCCCGCGCACTGCTCAGCCAGGTCCCCAAGTCGGCCCAGCCGTGGGTGGCCACCCTGCTGCGGACCGTCTTCGAACAGCCCGACACCGAAGCCGTCCAGGCCCAGATGCGCCACGTCCTCGATGCCCTGGAAGCCAAGTTCCCCAAAGCCGCAGCCCACTTGGACGCCGCTCAGGGCGACGTGCTGGCGTTCACCGCGTTCCCGCGCGAGAGCTGGCGGCAGATCTGGTCGAACAACCCGCAGGAACGACTCAACAAGGAGATCCGCCGCCGCACCGATGTGGTCGGCATCTTCCCCGACCGCACCGCCCTGATCCGCCTGGTCGGCGCGGTGCTGGCCGAGCAGAACGACGAGTGGACCGAAGCCCGCCGCTACATGGGACTCGACCTCCTGGCCAAGGCCCGCCTCCACCCGATCGAGTCAGAAACCGACGAGACCGTCCTCCCGACCGAACTCACCGCATAGCCTCAAAACGAGATCACCGAGTGGCCGTCGATACACCACTCCAGCGGACGTGACCCATTCGGACGCCGCACCCTCCCAGAGTTGCCAAAAAGGGTGGGGCGCCAAGCGCTCAATGGTTCGTCGGTCAGTAGGCGTGTCCGCCGCTCGTGGTCACCGATTGGGACCACACCAGCCCACCCACAAGCAGGCACACACCGTTCAGATCCACTGGGCCGCCCGGCTTCGGCCCGTCCCAGCAGAGCTGACAAAGCCCAGCTCGGAGACACCTCATCCATTCAGATCTTTTGGGAACGGACAATAGGTGTCGTATTTGCACGACAACTGTCGTCATCCGGGTCCGGCCTCTTGGTGCAGGTGCTTTTGGGCCAGCCTCCGCGAGTCGCCGAGAAACGGCGCTGTCGGTGGGCTCTGCCAGGGTGTGCGTCGTGGATGAATTGGTGGAGCGTGTCGACGGTCAAGATCGCGTGCTGAAGGTGGTCAGCCGTCGCGAGGCCATCCGGGAGGGTTGGCTGCACCGGGTCGCCGT
Encoded proteins:
- a CDS encoding PIN domain-containing protein, whose product is MIHYLLDSSGLWRLLREEQLRDAWLETTTLRAIGSCAAQRAEFRRSARNAVEYEAMGEMFTDLYPDVPLPKRLWDWVDTAQYALAEKGALGAAGPLDLMICATAVHHGLVVLHDDADFVTVARFLPDVSERNVRNAPGL
- a CDS encoding type II toxin-antitoxin system VapB family antitoxin produces the protein MSVTTIDLDDDALEKAMRVAGGGTKKDVVNAALREYAERHERAALVAKHFHAAQQWDYEGWQQRRVEDKQGGA